ACATCCAGCGGTGTCCCCGCCTGACTCGCAACATAAGCAGAACCGTTCCACACCATGCCCAGATTAACTTCGCCTTCGATGAATGGGTTGCCGGGGTTGTCCGAATTGAACGTCAGCACGTTTGGCATCAGGGTTTGCAGCTCTTTATAGGCCGCCTCAATCTCTTTGGGGTCGGTGGTGTTCGCGGAGTAACCCAGCTTACGCAGGGCGATTTGGAACACTTCACGCGCATCATCCGTCAGGAGCAGGCTGTCTTTATATTTCTTATCCCACAGATCGGCCCAACCGGTGACGCTGGCGGGGTCAATCACCTCATGATTAATACCAATCGCCGTTGCGCCCCAGATATAGGGAATCGAGTAGTCATTGTTCGGGTCGAAGGATTTGTGCAGCAGGTTCGGATCGAGATTATGGAAGTTGCTCAGCTTGCTGGTATCAATTTTTTGCAGCATGCCTTCTTTACTCATCTTGGCGATGAAATAGGTCGATGGCACGACCAGATCGTAGGCACCGTCCTTATAGGTTTTCAGCTTGGCATACATACTCTCATTGGATTCATA
The window above is part of the Pectobacterium araliae genome. Proteins encoded here:
- the potD gene encoding spermidine/putrescine ABC transporter substrate-binding protein PotD, which gives rise to MKKWPHLLAACALAFGINTANANDGKTLYFYNWTEYVPPGLLEQFTKETGIKVIYSTYESNESMYAKLKTYKDGAYDLVVPSTYFIAKMSKEGMLQKIDTSKLSNFHNLDPNLLHKSFDPNNDYSIPYIWGATAIGINHEVIDPASVTGWADLWDKKYKDSLLLTDDAREVFQIALRKLGYSANTTDPKEIEAAYKELQTLMPNVLTFNSDNPGNPFIEGEVNLGMVWNGSAYVASQAGTPLDVIWPKEGGIFWMDSLAIPANAKNVDGAMKLIDFLLRPEVAAQVAETIGYPTPNLAAKKLLPPEVSGDKTLYPDDETIAKGEWQNDVGSANTLYETYFQQLKAGR